A single region of the Pseudomonas sp. GGS8 genome encodes:
- a CDS encoding stress protein, translating into MPTSKNPSPGSAIDRTKASEAARKGGKTTTTTVDKDPAKGGMGRKGGQKSR; encoded by the coding sequence ATGCCTACTTCAAAAAATCCGAGCCCGGGTAGCGCCATCGATCGAACGAAGGCGTCTGAAGCCGCTCGCAAAGGTGGGAAAACTACCACGACGACTGTTGATAAAGACCCTGCCAAAGGCGGCATGGGCCGTAAAGGCGGTCAGAAATCCCGGTAA
- a CDS encoding AidA/PixA family protein, with amino-acid sequence MTSEPITSPSAGAVIASSVLLIVDAESLLSHYPQPSLESQNPTVIEDVFIFPVTSSTTTQSAENDSKIMLTAHNGKVFHIRGRTVSLLAEHSVVFHNITVSDAGVLSPPKLIVHGDQTVPAPDPTNPTQPGSHKADDHYWECSQLSTGVATCELSFMLINQRCEALGYFSWKTEVTLSA; translated from the coding sequence ATGACTTCCGAACCGATTACCTCCCCTTCGGCGGGTGCAGTGATAGCCAGTAGTGTGCTTCTGATTGTCGATGCCGAATCGTTGCTTTCACACTATCCGCAACCCAGTCTTGAATCGCAGAACCCGACTGTGATTGAAGATGTTTTCATCTTCCCCGTGACTAGTAGCACGACGACACAAAGTGCTGAAAATGACAGCAAAATAATGCTGACAGCCCACAACGGAAAGGTCTTCCATATTCGCGGCAGAACCGTCAGCCTGCTAGCCGAACACAGCGTGGTATTTCACAACATAACAGTGAGCGATGCCGGGGTCCTTTCGCCGCCCAAGCTGATCGTCCACGGCGACCAGACCGTCCCCGCACCCGACCCCACCAACCCGACCCAGCCGGGTAGCCACAAGGCCGATGATCATTATTGGGAGTGCTCGCAACTGAGCACGGGCGTGGCAACCTGCGAACTGAGCTTCATGCTGATCAACCAGCGCTGTGAAGCATTGGGGTACTTCAGCTGGAAGACTGAGGTAACGCTGTCGGCGTGA
- a CDS encoding MFS transporter, whose product MSLNVLEAGVSPSVSHDAEKALVHKVAWRLMPLIMVCYLFAFFDRINISFAKFQLQTDLSLSDTAYGLGAGLFVVGYVIFEVPSNMMLYKVGARRWIARIMMSWGLATAAMVFVNSEWQFYALRFVIGAMEAGFAPGVLYYLTLWFPQHYRGRITSMLFLASAFAGLVGAPFSGLVLQHLDGFLDMRGWHWLFLLGGVPCIGLGLLVLTLLKDRIEDAHWLSPSEKTLLASRIAHHEPHKSGGSLLAALRIPGFLTLGLIYFLIQVASYGLNFWAPQLIRSAGTESPVMIGLLTAIPYICGAISMVVIGRLSDATGERRKFVAGLVAVGAVGFFCAGIFANHTTFLIVALGLLGAGIIASIPSFWTLPPKLLAGAGAGAAGGIAVINTLGQFGGIVSPVMVGRIKDLTGSTTPALYVIGVAALIAAALLLWGLPQKLRTLDKF is encoded by the coding sequence ATGAGCCTCAATGTTCTGGAGGCGGGCGTGAGCCCGTCCGTTAGCCACGACGCCGAAAAAGCCCTGGTCCATAAAGTTGCCTGGCGACTGATGCCGCTGATCATGGTCTGTTATCTGTTCGCGTTTTTCGACCGCATCAACATCAGCTTCGCCAAGTTCCAGCTACAGACCGACCTGAGCCTGAGCGACACCGCTTACGGTCTCGGCGCCGGGTTGTTTGTAGTGGGTTATGTGATCTTCGAAGTGCCGAGCAACATGATGCTTTACAAGGTTGGCGCCCGACGCTGGATCGCCCGGATCATGATGTCGTGGGGACTCGCGACGGCGGCCATGGTCTTCGTCAACAGCGAATGGCAGTTCTACGCCCTGCGTTTCGTGATCGGCGCGATGGAGGCGGGTTTTGCGCCGGGCGTGCTGTATTACCTGACGCTGTGGTTCCCGCAGCACTATCGCGGGCGCATCACCTCGATGCTGTTTCTCGCGTCGGCGTTTGCCGGGCTGGTTGGCGCCCCGTTCTCCGGGTTGGTGCTGCAACACCTTGATGGCTTCCTCGATATGCGCGGTTGGCATTGGCTGTTTCTGCTCGGTGGCGTGCCTTGCATCGGCCTCGGTTTGCTGGTGCTGACCTTACTCAAGGACCGCATTGAAGACGCCCATTGGTTGAGCCCGTCGGAGAAGACACTGCTCGCCAGCCGTATCGCTCACCACGAACCCCACAAGAGCGGCGGCTCCTTGCTGGCCGCGCTGCGGATTCCGGGTTTCCTGACATTGGGGTTGATCTACTTTCTGATTCAAGTGGCGTCCTACGGCTTGAATTTCTGGGCACCGCAACTGATCCGCAGTGCCGGCACCGAGAGCCCGGTGATGATCGGCTTGCTGACCGCCATCCCCTACATCTGCGGCGCCATCAGCATGGTGGTGATCGGGCGGTTATCCGATGCCACCGGCGAGCGGCGCAAGTTTGTCGCAGGTCTGGTGGCGGTAGGCGCGGTGGGGTTCTTCTGCGCAGGAATTTTCGCCAACCACACGACCTTCCTGATTGTCGCCCTGGGCTTGCTCGGTGCCGGGATCATCGCGTCCATCCCCAGCTTCTGGACTTTGCCGCCGAAATTGCTGGCCGGCGCCGGAGCGGGCGCTGCCGGTGGGATCGCGGTGATCAACACCCTTGGCCAGTTCGGTGGGATCGTCAGCCCGGTCATGGTCGGGCGGATCAAAGACCTGACCGGCAGCACCACTCCAGCGCTGTACGTCATTGGCGTCGCTGCGTTGATCGCCGCGGCTTTGTTGCTGTGGGGGTTGCCACAGAAACTGCGCACGCTCGACAAGTTCTGA
- a CDS encoding LysE family translocator: MTPSLLMAVLASGFIYGITPGPGVLAVFGIGAARGRRAGAGFLCGHLLGDVVWCSTALIAIVGAREIGSTAFDVLGVLSGLYLFWLGLRAVRARRASAEAPQGPARQPFWHGILFGLTNPKAYPVAVATFTALLSSRAELLHWSMLPWLIILSFTGGLLAYAILIGIVGARQVRTFYQRHELAITRLCGVMFIGFAINALVHALPGLVTNKA, encoded by the coding sequence ATGACTCCATCGCTGCTAATGGCCGTTCTCGCCTCGGGCTTCATTTATGGCATCACGCCGGGACCGGGTGTGCTGGCGGTGTTCGGCATCGGCGCGGCGCGCGGACGGCGGGCCGGGGCGGGGTTTCTGTGCGGGCATTTGCTGGGCGACGTGGTCTGGTGCAGCACTGCGCTGATCGCGATTGTCGGTGCGCGGGAAATCGGCAGCACTGCGTTCGATGTGCTGGGTGTGCTCAGCGGGCTTTATTTGTTCTGGCTGGGCCTGCGCGCGGTTCGCGCTCGTCGCGCCAGTGCCGAGGCGCCTCAGGGCCCGGCGCGGCAGCCGTTCTGGCACGGCATCCTGTTCGGCCTGACCAACCCCAAGGCATACCCGGTGGCGGTGGCGACGTTTACAGCGCTGTTGTCCAGCCGTGCAGAGTTGCTGCATTGGTCAATGTTGCCTTGGTTGATCATCTTGAGCTTCACTGGTGGCCTTTTGGCCTACGCTATTCTCATTGGCATCGTCGGTGCGCGTCAGGTGCGCACGTTTTATCAGCGTCATGAACTGGCGATCACCCGATTATGCGGGGTCATGTTCATCGGTTTCGCTATCAATGCCCTGGTGCATGCGCTGCCGGGGCTGGTGACGAACAAGGCTTGA
- the tam gene encoding trans-aconitate 2-methyltransferase, whose translation MSWSAKQYVAFEDERTRPARDLLAAIPAVNVRSAIDIGCGPGNSTELLVQRFPDAAVRGLDSSTDMIEAARKRLPQMRFDTADIDTWNETGPFDVIFANAVLQWVPDHARLLPSLVNRLTPGGSLAIQMPDNLNEPSHRLMREVAANGPWADKLTRAASQRTEMEGASGYYSMLRGHCTRVDVWRTTYYHPLADGASGVVEWFKGSGLRPFLEPLDDAERVHYLKQYQAAIEQAYPALSDGSVLLPFPRLFMVATR comes from the coding sequence ATGAGTTGGTCCGCCAAACAATACGTAGCTTTTGAAGATGAGCGCACGCGCCCGGCGCGTGACTTGCTGGCCGCCATTCCTGCAGTGAACGTCCGTTCGGCCATCGACATCGGGTGTGGCCCCGGTAATTCGACCGAGTTGCTGGTGCAGCGCTTTCCCGATGCCGCGGTGCGTGGGTTGGACAGTTCGACCGATATGATCGAGGCCGCCCGCAAGCGTTTACCTCAGATGCGTTTCGACACCGCTGACATTGATACCTGGAACGAGACCGGCCCGTTCGATGTGATTTTCGCCAATGCGGTGCTGCAGTGGGTGCCGGATCACGCAAGGCTGCTGCCGTCGCTGGTAAACAGGCTCACGCCCGGCGGCAGCCTGGCGATCCAGATGCCCGATAACCTCAACGAACCGTCGCACCGGTTGATGCGGGAGGTCGCAGCGAACGGCCCATGGGCTGACAAGCTGACAAGGGCTGCTAGCCAGCGAACGGAGATGGAGGGTGCAAGCGGCTACTACTCGATGCTGCGTGGCCACTGCACCCGGGTCGATGTATGGCGCACCACTTACTATCATCCGCTCGCGGACGGTGCGTCGGGCGTGGTCGAGTGGTTCAAGGGCTCCGGTTTGCGGCCTTTTCTCGAACCACTGGATGATGCGGAGCGGGTGCACTATCTCAAGCAGTATCAGGCGGCAATCGAGCAGGCCTATCCAGCGCTGAGCGATGGTTCGGTGCTGCTGCCGTTTCCGCGATTGTTCATGGTGGCGACGCGCTGA
- a CDS encoding TonB-dependent siderophore receptor, translating to MRRTLFSICVLQAFSPSTWAEQAATEKASLELQATDIIGTTDYETAQGPVKGYHATRSASATRTDTAIHETPQSISVVSKDVVEDLGATRLQDALDYAGGVGRANNFGGQGLTTFTVRGFTTGEFYRNGFPINRGYPNMPDANTIERLEVLRGPATMLYGRGDPGGTFNVVSKQPLAERSVTLGSQLDDQGMQRGTLDASGPLDEEGRLAYRLNVVGEGGETFRDHVETERYGVTPVLSWQANDDTKVIFEGDFMRNNHPLDRGLTRYPNQIGTASRDTFFGEKDAGKLHNDNNMAQLRFEHLLSDNWTLGGGFQWLDGTLQGNAIEANGVAADGRTLGRNFSYRKLEWTDKDTQLNLTGHFSTGGFEHTLLTGVEYEDYDYKSIIQRSSGAVGAYSIDLFNPVYGQPRPALTRTPTNDKENLKTYAAFVQDQVALTECLKVLAGARFERFEHDYETFVPGGRSWAASDNAVTPRLGVIYDLTDTVAVYADAARSFKPNTGASRQGGGFEPEKGKSYEMGIKWEALDRQLSVDAAIYQIEKRNVLTTDPVDSTFSVAAGEVRSRGFDLNVAGNLTPEWRVIGGYAYVDAEVTKDNVIQSGTRLMNIPQNSFSLLNVYEFQDGTFKGLGLGVGGKYVDERAGQTANTAFSMSSYTVVDLLGFYKVNDKVRLNLDVKNLFDRDYEEGAFGNVYAYPGEPRTVQVGISYTL from the coding sequence ATGCGTCGTACTCTGTTTTCTATCTGTGTGCTCCAGGCGTTTTCTCCGTCTACATGGGCAGAGCAAGCCGCTACTGAAAAGGCCAGTCTGGAGTTGCAAGCGACCGACATCATCGGTACGACGGACTATGAAACGGCACAAGGGCCGGTGAAGGGGTATCACGCAACGCGGTCGGCCAGTGCGACACGCACCGACACTGCGATTCACGAAACGCCACAGTCCATTAGCGTGGTGTCCAAGGATGTTGTAGAGGACCTCGGTGCAACTCGCCTTCAGGACGCCCTCGATTATGCCGGCGGAGTGGGGCGGGCTAACAACTTCGGTGGTCAGGGGCTGACCACTTTTACGGTGCGTGGATTTACCACCGGAGAGTTTTATCGCAACGGTTTTCCGATCAACCGTGGTTATCCGAACATGCCGGATGCAAACACCATCGAGCGGCTGGAGGTGCTGCGCGGCCCAGCGACCATGCTCTACGGTCGAGGCGACCCGGGTGGCACGTTTAACGTGGTCTCCAAACAGCCGCTGGCTGAGCGCTCCGTCACTCTGGGGAGTCAGCTCGACGACCAGGGTATGCAGCGCGGTACGCTGGATGCCTCTGGCCCGCTCGACGAAGAAGGTCGTCTGGCGTATCGCCTGAATGTGGTGGGCGAGGGCGGGGAAACCTTCCGTGATCATGTCGAAACCGAACGCTATGGTGTGACGCCGGTTCTTTCCTGGCAGGCCAACGACGACACCAAGGTGATTTTCGAGGGCGACTTCATGCGCAACAATCACCCTCTGGACCGCGGTCTGACGCGTTATCCGAATCAAATTGGCACAGCGTCTCGTGACACCTTCTTCGGTGAAAAAGACGCGGGCAAATTGCACAACGACAACAACATGGCGCAGCTGCGGTTCGAGCACCTGCTAAGTGATAACTGGACATTGGGTGGTGGTTTTCAATGGCTCGATGGCACCTTGCAGGGCAACGCAATTGAAGCCAATGGTGTTGCCGCGGATGGGCGCACGTTGGGTCGTAACTTCAGCTACCGCAAGCTGGAGTGGACGGATAAAGACACTCAACTGAACCTCACCGGGCATTTCTCCACGGGCGGCTTCGAGCACACGCTGTTGACCGGTGTCGAGTACGAGGATTATGACTACAAGTCCATCATCCAGCGCTCCAGCGGAGCGGTCGGCGCTTATTCGATCGACCTCTTCAATCCGGTGTACGGCCAGCCTCGTCCAGCCTTGACCCGTACCCCGACCAACGACAAGGAAAACCTCAAGACATACGCAGCCTTCGTTCAGGATCAGGTGGCGTTGACCGAGTGCTTAAAAGTCCTGGCGGGCGCCCGCTTCGAGCGCTTTGAGCACGATTACGAAACTTTTGTGCCGGGTGGCAGGAGCTGGGCAGCGAGCGACAATGCGGTGACGCCGCGTCTTGGGGTGATTTACGATCTTACCGATACTGTCGCGGTGTATGCCGATGCAGCGCGCTCCTTCAAGCCCAATACGGGGGCCAGCCGCCAGGGCGGAGGTTTTGAGCCGGAAAAGGGTAAGTCTTATGAGATGGGTATCAAATGGGAAGCCCTGGATCGCCAGTTGAGTGTTGACGCGGCGATATACCAGATTGAAAAACGCAACGTCCTCACCACCGATCCTGTGGACTCTACATTCAGCGTAGCGGCCGGCGAGGTGCGCAGCCGTGGCTTTGATCTGAACGTGGCCGGCAATCTGACTCCAGAATGGCGAGTGATTGGCGGCTATGCCTATGTCGATGCCGAGGTCACCAAGGACAATGTGATCCAGTCGGGAACCCGGCTGATGAACATTCCGCAGAACAGCTTCAGCCTGCTCAACGTCTACGAGTTCCAGGATGGCACGTTCAAAGGGCTAGGCTTGGGTGTGGGGGGGAAGTACGTCGATGAGCGTGCGGGCCAGACCGCTAATACGGCGTTTTCGATGAGCAGTTACACCGTTGTCGATCTGCTCGGTTTCTACAAGGTCAATGACAAGGTCAGGCTCAATCTCGATGTGAAGAACCTGTTCGACCGTGACTATGAAGAAGGCGCCTTTGGCAATGTCTATGCCTACCCTGGTGAGCCGAGAACAGTTCAGGTCGGTATTTCTTACACGCTCTAG
- the fos gene encoding fosfomycin resistance glutathione transferase — translation MLTGLNHLTLAVTDLNRSVVFYRDLLQLQLEATWDTGAYLSLSGLWLCLSLDPLRESTPAADYTHYAFSLDAAVFPLFVERLRATKVREWRDNRSEGASFYFLDPDGHKLEAHVGDLASRLAACRQLPYAGMKFFDDQ, via the coding sequence ATGCTAACCGGCCTCAACCACCTGACCCTCGCCGTCACCGACCTGAACCGCAGCGTGGTGTTCTATCGCGATTTGCTGCAACTTCAGCTTGAAGCGACTTGGGACACCGGCGCCTATCTCTCGCTATCCGGTCTGTGGCTATGCCTTTCTCTCGATCCACTGCGCGAATCCACGCCCGCCGCCGACTACACCCATTACGCTTTCAGCCTCGATGCTGCGGTTTTCCCGTTGTTCGTCGAACGCTTGCGAGCCACCAAGGTGCGGGAATGGCGGGACAACCGCAGCGAAGGTGCGTCGTTCTATTTTCTCGACCCGGATGGGCACAAGCTTGAGGCGCATGTCGGGGATCTGGCGTCGCGGCTGGCGGCTTGTCGGCAGTTGCCCTATGCGGGGATGAAGTTCTTCGACGATCAGTGA
- a CDS encoding inclusion body family protein, with the protein MSRVTDVLVSIDTETILKNYPNISKNPAAPTMIDVNHVYMVTNQNNVVSGQAGGELNLKAQVGDLIRWREASLSLGFEQAVIFYKFVGNAGNELISTPTPRKATASFAVPNTSNPSVPSCQKVDNHYWSSETLACGSVTYHFQFLIVNRDCQIIGCCTWDPFITIRN; encoded by the coding sequence ATGTCTCGAGTCACGGATGTACTTGTTTCCATCGACACTGAAACCATTCTGAAAAACTACCCGAACATCAGCAAAAACCCTGCTGCGCCGACGATGATCGACGTCAATCATGTGTACATGGTGACCAATCAGAACAACGTGGTGAGCGGCCAGGCCGGTGGCGAGCTCAACTTGAAAGCCCAGGTAGGCGATTTGATTCGCTGGCGTGAAGCCAGCCTGTCGCTGGGCTTCGAGCAAGCAGTGATTTTCTACAAGTTCGTCGGTAACGCAGGCAACGAGTTGATCTCTACGCCCACGCCACGCAAGGCTACCGCCTCCTTTGCAGTCCCGAACACTAGCAATCCGTCGGTGCCCAGCTGCCAGAAGGTCGATAACCATTACTGGTCTTCGGAAACCCTTGCCTGCGGCAGCGTGACCTATCACTTCCAGTTTCTGATCGTGAATCGCGACTGCCAGATCATCGGCTGCTGCACATGGGATCCGTTCATTACCATCCGTAACTGA
- a CDS encoding DUF4142 domain-containing protein, translated as MSRMATRLRNASFATLLGLCASSAFAQSPAEFVNEASAQGLADIEASRLAHQKTASKEVKDYTIVVINDRTTANQHLAKIAKQLDLPVAPREEVVDKAKALIPPMKDDASFDQAYVASQMKTTQEAIEQLQQVAQTTDVPQIKAFAEETLPKLQNHLQMARALQASR; from the coding sequence ATGAGCCGGATGGCCACCCGTTTACGCAATGCCAGTTTTGCCACGTTGCTGGGCCTGTGCGCCAGCAGCGCCTTTGCCCAGTCTCCTGCCGAATTCGTCAATGAGGCGTCGGCCCAAGGTCTGGCTGACATCGAAGCCAGCCGCCTGGCACACCAGAAAACCGCATCCAAAGAGGTCAAGGATTACACCATCGTGGTGATCAACGATCGCACCACCGCCAACCAGCATCTGGCGAAAATTGCCAAACAACTCGATTTACCGGTCGCACCACGCGAGGAGGTGGTCGACAAGGCCAAAGCCTTGATACCGCCAATGAAGGACGACGCCTCTTTTGATCAGGCCTATGTCGCCAGCCAAATGAAAACCACCCAGGAAGCCATCGAACAGCTTCAACAAGTAGCGCAGACTACGGATGTGCCGCAAATCAAAGCCTTCGCCGAAGAAACCCTGCCCAAGCTGCAAAACCATCTGCAAATGGCCCGGGCGCTGCAAGCCAGTCGCTAG
- a CDS encoding diguanylate cyclase: METRNSAPLASYIDLLLDAVCAVDKQGRFVFVSAACERIFGYAPDELIGQSMIDLVHPADRQRTLDAAREIMGGEPKLNFENRYLRKDGRVVHILWSARWSEVDQLRIAVARDITERKQAESRQAALYAISEAAHAAEDLLALFKRIHSIIGEWLPALNFSVALYDEHCAQLNFPYHVDDHEPQPEEPGTVTGRLCAEVIRSGLPILLTPDQDNLPEGFAALVESQNSPCWLGVPLSSQNGTIGALIVKSMPGGERYTEQDKELLQYVCAQVATAIERKQLHARLQRMAQYDQLTQLPNRELLRERLKASLALARVDSGRMALLYVDLDRFKQVNDTLGHAVGDMLLQAVANRIKGCVRETDTVARIGGDEFVVLLHSIHAAEDAENVAGKIRQVLVQPLRLDGHNLTIQPSIGVARYPEHGTEEQQLFRHADEAMYAAKRQHHSRLGV, translated from the coding sequence ATGGAAACCAGAAATTCCGCGCCACTGGCGAGCTACATCGACCTCTTGCTGGACGCCGTTTGTGCGGTGGACAAACAAGGTCGCTTCGTATTTGTCAGCGCGGCCTGCGAGCGCATTTTCGGATACGCCCCCGACGAGTTGATCGGCCAGTCGATGATCGACTTGGTACATCCCGCCGACCGACAGCGCACCCTCGACGCCGCGCGGGAGATCATGGGCGGCGAGCCCAAGCTCAACTTTGAAAATCGTTACCTGCGCAAGGACGGCCGGGTGGTGCACATTCTCTGGTCGGCACGCTGGTCGGAGGTCGATCAGTTGCGTATCGCCGTGGCTCGCGACATCACCGAGCGCAAACAGGCCGAGTCCCGACAAGCGGCGCTGTATGCGATCTCCGAAGCGGCCCACGCGGCGGAAGATTTGCTGGCGCTGTTCAAACGCATCCATTCGATCATTGGTGAATGGCTGCCGGCGTTGAATTTCTCCGTGGCGCTGTATGACGAGCACTGTGCGCAGCTGAATTTCCCCTATCACGTCGACGACCATGAGCCGCAACCCGAGGAGCCCGGGACTGTTACCGGGCGTTTGTGCGCAGAAGTGATTCGCAGTGGCTTGCCGATCCTGCTGACCCCGGATCAGGACAATCTGCCTGAGGGGTTTGCAGCGCTGGTCGAGAGCCAGAATTCGCCCTGCTGGCTGGGCGTACCCTTGAGTTCGCAGAATGGCACCATTGGCGCGCTGATCGTCAAAAGCATGCCGGGCGGCGAGCGTTACACCGAACAAGACAAGGAGCTGCTGCAGTATGTTTGCGCCCAGGTCGCCACCGCGATCGAGCGCAAGCAATTGCATGCCCGGCTCCAGCGCATGGCCCAGTACGATCAACTGACTCAGTTGCCCAATCGCGAATTGCTGCGCGAACGCCTCAAAGCCTCGCTGGCGCTGGCCCGGGTAGACTCCGGACGAATGGCGTTGCTCTACGTCGACCTCGACCGTTTCAAGCAAGTCAATGACACCCTCGGTCATGCCGTCGGCGACATGCTGCTGCAAGCGGTCGCCAATCGGATCAAGGGCTGCGTGCGCGAAACCGACACAGTGGCGCGCATTGGTGGTGATGAATTTGTCGTGTTATTGCACAGTATCCACGCCGCCGAAGACGCCGAGAATGTGGCGGGGAAAATCCGCCAGGTGCTGGTTCAGCCCCTGCGTCTGGACGGGCACAACCTGACGATCCAGCCGAGCATCGGCGTCGCGCGATACCCCGAACATGGCACCGAAGAACAACAGCTGTTCAGGCATGCCGATGAGGCGATGTACGCCGCCAAGCGCCAGCACCATTCGCGTCTCGGGGTCTGA
- a CDS encoding cytochrome c oxidase subunit II, which yields MAIAIVLILIVIASVLFNILAPWHATPAASNWGSIDTTLFITLIISGIFFIAITVFMAVAVMRYRHKEGARAHYQPESKKLELWLIIVTSVGIIAMLAPGLVVYNDFIRVPKNAYELEVIAQQWQWAFRFPGKDGKLGKSDIKFVDSTNPLGLDPNDPAGQDDVLIKSNEVRLPVDKPVKVLLRSKDVLHDFYVPQMRSKMDMVPGMVSYFWFTPTKSGDYEILCAEYCGVGHYNMRGHMIVEEQAVFDQWLNSQPTFAQTLATAAKPSQDSVLEKGRLLVEKYGCGACHSQDGSASLGPGWKGLYGRTEQLADGSSVQVDEAYLKESILDPKARLVQGYPPVMVTYTLNDDELGALVALIKSLGAAQQGDESSAGQAPSPGEDLAAQGQQLAKSLGCLACHSVDGSKGIGPSWQGLYGKTETLADGTSVKVDEGYIKDSVLNPAAKIVKGYAAVMPVFTPSDKELNALIAFIKSKANADADASKAQPGK from the coding sequence ATGGCAATAGCAATTGTCTTGATACTAATCGTTATTGCATCAGTACTCTTCAATATACTCGCGCCTTGGCATGCAACACCGGCAGCTTCCAACTGGGGATCCATAGACACCACCCTGTTCATCACCCTGATCATTAGCGGAATATTCTTCATCGCCATCACGGTATTCATGGCGGTAGCCGTGATGCGTTATCGTCACAAGGAGGGGGCCAGGGCGCACTACCAGCCAGAAAGTAAAAAGTTGGAGTTGTGGTTAATCATCGTTACCTCGGTAGGTATTATCGCCATGCTGGCGCCAGGCCTGGTTGTTTACAATGATTTTATCCGGGTGCCGAAAAATGCCTATGAGCTTGAAGTGATCGCCCAGCAGTGGCAGTGGGCCTTTCGTTTCCCTGGTAAAGACGGGAAGTTGGGTAAGTCGGATATCAAGTTTGTTGATTCCACTAACCCCCTCGGCCTTGATCCCAATGATCCTGCCGGGCAGGACGATGTACTGATAAAAAGCAATGAAGTTCGTCTTCCGGTCGATAAGCCGGTGAAAGTTTTACTGCGATCCAAAGATGTACTGCACGATTTCTATGTACCGCAAATGCGCAGCAAGATGGACATGGTGCCGGGGATGGTGTCGTACTTTTGGTTTACGCCGACCAAATCCGGGGACTATGAAATCCTGTGCGCTGAATATTGTGGTGTCGGTCATTACAATATGCGCGGCCATATGATCGTGGAAGAACAGGCCGTCTTCGATCAATGGCTGAACAGCCAACCGACGTTTGCGCAGACATTAGCGACAGCTGCCAAGCCCAGTCAGGACAGTGTGCTGGAAAAAGGCCGCCTGTTGGTCGAAAAGTACGGTTGCGGGGCCTGCCATAGCCAGGATGGCAGTGCCAGTCTCGGGCCGGGATGGAAGGGCTTGTACGGCCGCACTGAACAGCTTGCCGATGGCAGCAGTGTGCAGGTCGATGAGGCTTACCTGAAAGAGTCGATCCTCGATCCGAAGGCTCGCCTGGTACAAGGCTACCCTCCGGTCATGGTGACCTATACTCTCAATGACGATGAACTGGGTGCACTCGTCGCCCTGATCAAATCACTGGGTGCTGCGCAACAAGGCGATGAGTCTTCTGCCGGCCAAGCGCCGAGCCCCGGTGAAGACTTGGCGGCGCAGGGACAGCAACTGGCCAAATCGCTCGGTTGTCTGGCCTGCCACAGTGTCGATGGCAGCAAGGGCATCGGCCCCAGCTGGCAGGGCCTGTACGGCAAGACAGAGACCCTTGCCGACGGTACAAGCGTCAAGGTCGATGAGGGCTATATAAAAGACTCGGTGCTTAATCCCGCTGCCAAAATCGTCAAGGGTTACGCAGCTGTCATGCCGGTCTTTACTCCCAGCGATAAGGAGTTGAATGCACTGATCGCTTTTATCAAATCCAAAGCGAATGCCGACGCTGATGCGAGCAAGGCGCAGCCAGGGAAATAG